AAGAATGAGCCATCCCTGCATCTCCCAGGCTTTCCCACGGGGAGAGTGTCAGAGGCCAGGGGTGGGAGTGCCCAGACATGTGACTGCTCAGCGGTAGCCACCCAGTTAGTCAGCAGACAGGCCAAGAACAGAAGCCGTGGGGCCACCTGCTGGGCCTCACTCTAACCACCAGCTTCCCTCACAGGCTCCCGAGCATCTGAGCAGAGTTTTCCTCCTCTCCGAATAAAGTCATTTCCTCCCTAGTTATGGGGCTCACTGTGTCAGTCACGGGTGACCCCTCAGACACAAAAGCACTCCCCTTTGAAATTCATGAATTCATGATCGAGGTGGCTATTAGCTCAGCAAATCTGCAGCTTAACTTTTTTTCCAGAATTGTTGCCAGAATGTGAATTCTGACATAGGAACTGAGTAACTTTCAATGCTTGGTTTTAGGAAAATTCACTACTGTTCTTGACTTTAAAAGGCCTAAGTTGGTTTGGTTTATCTCCAAGCTCTTTTTGGCTAAACATTCAGACAAAgaatttaaatcataacaatCTTTACCAGACTCTGCCTCCTAAGACAAGAAATGAACTGCCTGAGCGCTGCGCGAAAGAATGAGCTCGGTCCTCCAACCTCCTCTCTCCCAGCAGCTGGGGTGGGTCCCTCTGGAGAGCCAGATACCCGCAACGTTTCTGGACAGCAGCTCCCTGCACGCAGAAGAGCTATGGCCAGAGAGTGATCAAGACAGTGGGCATAAGGCCAGGAGCCCCGACTCCCCTCTACCATCCCAGGAAGTGGGGTTACACTCTGCTGCATCCACTGTACCCACACAGAAGGGTTTAGAGGTTTTGATTGCCAGTCCAAAAGCCAAAGAAAATGCTTGGTAGAGGGATGTCTCTGGTGACATAGCTCCCTTGAAGATCTGTCATTCACTGTGGTGGGCCTGGAACGTGTCCCTTCAGCTGCCTACACCTGTGTCCTCCAATCATCTAAAGTGACAAAACCAGGTGACAAGCTCCCTGCCGTTCTCAAGTCTAACAGTCCAGCTGATCCAGATGGTGGGTGTGATGCTATTTCTGGCTAATTGCTCCCAAAAATCCAACAGGCCCTGCCAAAGTGAGTGGAGTGTGAGGCCTTGAAACTCAAGCAAGCCAAGATAACTTTTTGGATTGAATTATCTAGAGCAGCGGTTCTCAAGCTTCATTGTGCAGAAGGAGCATACCCAAGGAGCATACTAAAAATGCAGACTCTGGGGCCCCACCccaagagtttctgattcaataagTCTGGCTTTGGGCCCAcaaatctgcatttttagcaaacactCCCCTGATCTAGATATAGGTGGCCCAGAGATCCTGACTTAGAGAAACTGATATAGACAATCAGGTCCACATTGTTACTGAGCCTGAAAGGGCTCTTTAACCAGCAAAGTGAGAGACTTTATGTGGAAGGTGGACAAAGCAGAGCCTTTGTCCAGGTCTTTCTGGAAGAGCCCAAACAATGATGGTCATAGatagtatttgttgagtgattaTTGTTCATCAAGCTAAGCATTTTTCATGCATTACCTTAATTAGTCCTCCCAACAATCTTATGAAATAGGGACTATtctttatccccatttcacagctaAGAAAATCGAAGTTCAGAGAGGCTAATCAATGGTGAAGCCTGTAATCAACCAAGATGGGCTAATGGCAGCATCCTTAACCCCTGAGACGTCCTGCTTGCTGCTGGTGGAGCTAGAGCAGAAGGAGGCCCGTAGAGAGCATGCCCAAGGCTGGGGCAGCAGCCATGTCAGAGTCTGTTAACACTGAAATTTAATATTCAACTGTAGAAATtgattacatttaattttaaaataatttcacaaatttaatgagcatttgttcctGAGTTATTTTGTCTGCATAAGTGTACCTCATTTTAAACATATCTGTTTGGTGAAATGCAGAATATGAAGAAGGGGAGAGACCAAGAATGCAGGCCACTCTCTGAGGCCTTCAAATCCTCCTGACCAAGTCAGTGTTTAATGCTAGACCAAGcttaaggaaggaagaaatcagCACAGAGGAATGAAAGCAGGGTTTGTAAAAACCCCCTAAAATCACGTAAAACACAGGAAGGTAGAAACATCAAATCATACAGGAAGGTAGAAACATCAAATCATACAGGAAGGTAGAAACATCAAATCATACAGGAAGGTAGAAACATCAAATCATACAGGAAGGTAGAAACATCAAATCATACAGTTTGTGGGATGCCTGGAAAACAAAGAGACGGTTCACGCCCCTTTACATGCCCTGGGCAAAGAGGTGTCACTAGGTGCCACTAATTAGCTGTATGCCCCTAGGCTAGTCACTTCTCTaatgtgggcctcagtttcttcacttgtaaaatgagagATTTGAACCTGATGGTCTCTGTGGGTCCTCCCACCCTGGACCCAGAATATAAAGGTATTATTTCATGACTAGCAAGATAACTAAGCAGCAACAATATCATACACTTACAGAGAACTCATgtctcaggcactgttctaagtgctttctgCATATTAACTCATTGCATCCTCATCACACAAGTCCATGAGGTGGGTGCTGTGATCACCtccttttgcagatgaggaaactgaggcacacagaggctAAGGAACACATCCAAGGTCCCACAGGTAGTGGGTCGagttaggatttgaactcaggcagtctaACTTTAACCCTGCCTGCTTAACCACTATACAGCACCGCTTCTTTTCTGAAAAGCAACCTAAGAAGGAATTTATCTTTATGCGTTCCATATAGTAGTTATCTCTTTTAGTAGCTACAGCAATCACTTTCAAGATTTCAATAGTTTTTTCTTCCCTCCAAATGAAATCCTAGATAGAATCTCAATGTACAAGCAGTAAAAGTAGAACTAATCTAGTTTtgtagggggaggaggaggcaagAGGCAAAACCCTACCCCCTCCTTGGGtcctctcccacccctcccaAATGCATTACCAACAGAATCCTAGTCCTAAAAGAGTGTGTCTCAAAACGCTATGGAGTACTATGTGTTTATGCTTTCTAAAAATGAGTAATCTTGTAACTCCCAGTATTGATTTTTGTAATCCGTCATCAGAAAAGTGTATCTTTTATGGTAAAAGAATCACTTTAGGAAGTTTTGCTgcattatttgaaataatttttattacttctaagGATAAAAGTTTTTGCCCCTTGTTGAACAGCAACTCCATCTGTACAGTGTAAATCAATCCTGAAGATGCAATTTGATAAAAAAATGCAATTTCACCTAACACACAACTTTAGAGAAGTCAAGGAGTATGTGCCAAGTGTCAACGGGCTACAAAAAGGACATTTCTGCCCTAGATACCAACCTAAGAGAGTCCCCTGAACAGCTCCCTGGGGCTTCTCTCACAGGAGAGCTTAAACAATACTTTGTAAAAGTTGGGCTGTATTAGGAGGCCCTGCTGTTCAGGGCCACCAAATCCTGGCCTGGGAGTTGGAACCCCTGACTTCTGACACTGGCTCTCACAGACTtgttgcatgaccttgggcaaagcacttctcttggcctcagtttattcatctgtatatTGAACCCCCTTTGTAGGGTTAACTCTCCTTGGTACCTAGAGAATAATGCAGGTTATTAttagaaaattattagaaaatagaaaattaaaaattattagaaagtcTAATATCCCATGATATATGCCCCCTGGCCTGCATTATTCTCTAGGGACCAAGTAGACTCCAGATTTGAAACTTAggagaaatggggaaaaaaagcagaaagagCATATAGATGTGTGTTCTCACGATCAGGCCAAATTTTAGGATGCTCTTCTGAGAGTCCTCAACACTTCTGTCCCCCATCTGAGTTTCAGTGCTTGGGAGAAAGGGAAGAGGTCACTGCCACCCAGAACACTGTGCCTGGCTCAAAATCTCAGCATTGGCAGGCAGGGCACCCAGGAGTGAGCCAGCCCCGTGCACAATACTCCCTACATCCTTGGATGAGGGTCTCCCAGCCTCTGCTGGGGCCTCAAATAGTCAAGCTGTTGCAAGGATTTAAGATATGGAAGAAATGCAAACCAAGTTGAGTGGTGATGTGCGCTGTGTCTTGGGGAGGTGCGAGGTCTAAGCATGGAGTGGCTGGACGGAGAAAATGGCAGAAGGAGGTCACCTGATAAGCCCAAAGGTCCTTTTGAGATTGGCCCAGGTTTACTAAactggtggggggaggtagggcggggcggggaggggcctAGCTACTCCCAATCTCACCCCCTAATCTCAAAACCTGCTGAGGTTTCCTGCCATAAGCAGACCATTCTTCCCAAAGGTGCCACTGGAGAAGAAACAGCGATTTGCCCAGGTATGCCCCCATCCCCAAGACAGTCCCACTCAGCTGACTACTCACTTCCTTTCTGGAGAAAGGACGCTACGCCCCAGTACTTCATCTTGAACTTGGCAGGGTCCTCAGTGTCTGTGAAGGTGCCCACCATGTCTGCGCACACGTCCCAGTTACTGCAAAATCCAAGGGGATCCTGAGCCGGGCCGGGCAAAGCATTTCCTCCCACCATCCCACCCCGGGTGCTGCCTTCCCTCTCCAGTCAGCGTTTGGCGCTCAGCCCAGGGGACCCTGCAGCACAAAGAGCGCAGCCGCCCAGAGGCCACTGACTTCAAGAGACGAACTCGGCCCTTGGCCGTGGCGCTCATCTGGCCACTCTCGTCCACGGAGAACTCAGCGATGATGTTGTCCTGGAGGAAAAGGCCCTCGGGGTCCTTCTTGGCCATGGCGTACCAGGTCCCGGCGAACTGCGAGAGATGAGAGCAGGGTTTGGTGTCCAGCAGTGCTCGGCCGGCCGGCcgctgggaagggaggaggcgGGGGCCGGGGACCCGGGCCACCTGGGCCGATACCTACGCGCGCCTTGTCGAAGTTCTCCTTGACTCGGAAGCTGCTCACCCGGCAGTCGCGCTCCGCCCGGGCGCTGCCCAGCGCCGCCAGCAGCACGAGCGCCCACACCCACTCCATCTTGCCCAGGATTCCGCCCTGCGGGAAACGCGCGCCGTGAGCGCCCGGCAGCCGGACCACCCGGCCCGCCCCCGGCCGCCCGCCCCGGCTCACCGTCCGGAGATCGCGCAAGCCTGGCCGCGGCGTCCCGGCGCGCGTGGAGCGAGAGGCCAGCGCGCCGCGGGGCCGCCCGGCCGCTTTATAGCTCCGGGGGGAGGGGGTCGCGCTTTCGCAACCGCGCGGGGTGAAAGACCGAGGGGGAGGCGCCGGGGGCCGGCGGGCCAGCCCTTGCATAACGCGCCCTGACTCACCGCCGCCAGGACGCAGGGAGGGTCCCTCTGGGCGAGAGCCTCACCTCCAGTGCCGTCTGGGGCTGGTGGAGCTGCCGCGCGGGGTGGCCTCGGCGGAGCCCAAACTCTCCAGCGGCGACGAACCGCGGGAACAAGTCCTGGCCCAGTTATCCAGCGTTTGTGCCAGCGGCCGCCAGCTGCGGCCTGGGGTGGCCACGGGGCCCAGTTGCTCTGGCTGGAGGCTCAAGTCGGCCTGGCGG
This genomic stretch from Diceros bicornis minor isolate mBicDic1 chromosome 6, mDicBic1.mat.cur, whole genome shotgun sequence harbors:
- the RBP4 gene encoding retinol-binding protein 4, with the translated sequence MEWVWALVLLAALGSARAERDCRVSSFRVKENFDKARFAGTWYAMAKKDPEGLFLQDNIIAEFSVDESGQMSATAKGRVRLLNNWDVCADMVGTFTDTEDPAKFKMKYWGVASFLQKGNDDHWIIDTDYDTYAVQYSCRLLNLDGTCADSYSFVFARDPHGFSPEVQRIVRRRQEELCLARQYRLITHNGYCDAKSDRNYF